Proteins found in one Ptychodera flava strain L36383 chromosome 16, AS_Pfla_20210202, whole genome shotgun sequence genomic segment:
- the LOC139114242 gene encoding ependymin-related protein 1-like, which produces MNTIILLLSSVVYASAYICCPPTKWEGQFGELGGYVTDKTKESGVFTVAATAHIDSDIQKVAMETARQVKIIQDYKKKIMYTIAGGNCTKTALQGTVEDDVCIPDRAKYFTTLTYFGEDLIADDYIYDIVLHGMKLTTISLVTRSSCIPMGLQGKVEAKDVKAIYSGGFFNVTLGIEDPSVFDVPAICQHAIAAKESGDSLVGSQFMEALTSDLDFKQRKSN; this is translated from the exons ATGAATACCATCATCCTCCTACTGTCATCCGTCGTGTACGCCTCTGCCTACATCTGCTGCCCTCCGACAAAATGGGAGGGCCAATTCGGCGAGCTTGGCGGCTATGTCACCGATAAAACGAAGGAAAGCGGCGTTTTCACAGTTGCGGCGACGGCCCACATAGATTCTGACATCCAGAAAGTGGCTATGGAAACAGCACGACAGGTTAAGATAATTCAGGACTATAAGAAG aaaataaTGTACACTATCGCTGGAGGTAACTGTACAAAGACAGCGCTGCAGGGAACCGTGGAAGACGACGTATGCATCCCCG ACCGTGCCAAGTACTTCACAACACTAACGTACTTTGGTGAAGATCTCATCGCTGATGACTACATATATGACATTGTGCTGCATGGTATGAAATTGACGACTATCTCCTTGGTGACACGGTCATCGTGTATTCCCATGGGCCTACAGGGAAAAGTTGAGGCAAAGgatg TGAAAGCTATCTATAGCGGGGGGTTCTTCAATGTAACCCTTGGTATCGAAGACCCAAGCGTTTTCGATGTCCCCGCAATCTGCCAGCACGCCATCGCTGCCAAG GAAAGTGGAGATTCCTTGGTAGGATCACAGTTCATGGAAGCTTTGACCAGTGACCTTGATTTTAAACAACGGAAGTCCAATTAA